The genome window AAGTAGACAACAAAGCAGTGAGGGGGCTCAGTGCTAAGCAACCTGGTTCATGCTAAAAACTTGTTTAGACCAGGGCTTCACATCAGTGCACTGTGTAGGCAAAGATTAGAATCAAGTACAGGCCATCTGTTGTAAGTTTTTATTTCAAAGTAATTAAGTCATGTTTACCGATAGCAGTAAACATTATATTTGTGATCTTCAGGGAGAAAGCCAAAGTTACGTATACCTGGCTCAGAGGGGCCACAGTTAGTGCGGGCCTTAACAATAGGGTAGCGGACGCTCCTGTCAGCCAACCAGCCGGCATCGCAACGGTCCAATCCCATGAGCCTCCACGCGGCGTAGAGCTGACCCACTTTGGCAATTTGACCGCCATCTTTGATGCAAGCCTGGACAGCCTCGGTGAAGTTgagcttgtttgtgtgtaagaaGTAGACTGTGCCTATCGtcacagaaaggagagaggaaaacagtGGGCGGGAGACAATGTGGcaccatgcacaaaagtcactgaTAGTGTTTTACATACTTTCTTATGTACATTAGCTGAGTAGAAGATTAGAGTGAGTAACCACACACTGACCCTTAAGAGAAGCTGCAAAGCAGAAGGCGTCAAAGCGGTGAAAAAGACGATGCCGTTGCCCGTAGCTACGCAGCCCAGCGGACAGGTCTGTGCCCCCACAGCCCTCCCTTGGTATGGTGATTGGATACTGCACCGTCCCATCGGCCAACCAGCCGGCATTGCACCAGTCCAGTCCCTCTTCCCAGGCAGTGAAGAGCTGTTCAAAGGTGGCCAAGGTAGCATCCTGCCTTTCACATGCCTGCTGGGCCTCCAAAAAATTGAAATGGTAGCGTCCATTCTGTGAGAAGTAAGGAAATACCACTCCTAAAGGAATGGGGAGGGGTCAAGGAAAAAATGTGTTGATTGTACATTTGAGAGGAAACTCATTAACAAAAACGTTATACGCAACccatacacacccatacacctccacgcacacacacacacaaacagtctgaCCTCGTAACTCCAGATCCACCGTCACACTCTCATCTTCCAGTCCATCAATGACCTCACAGCGGTAGCGGCCGGTGTCGTGGAGGTGCAGCTCGCTGATCACCAGTGACATGTCCCCCGGTGCCGCCCTCCGCAGACGCACACGGCCCCTGAAGCTGCCGTAGCTACGGTGCCGGTTGCCCATGGCAACCATAACTTCTGTCTCTCGGGCGGACGAAGAAGGGGCGATGGCCGAGGAGCCACCGTTGGCAGGGATCCAGGACCATTTGACCCGAGTTGTACGGGGGACACTGAGTTCTGGTTCGTAGCGGTAGTAGCACGGCAGGGTGACGTTGCTGCCTCTCGCGGCTGACACCAAGGAGTTTGGAGACTCCACATGTAGACGCACGCCATTGAAGTAGACTGTacaggacaaacagacagacacacaagcacttaAGTATAACTTAAGTGAAATTCCAATcatcaaattaaataaaaattgTATTTGCACAGCATCACAGCCAGAGGGCTCTCATTCAAAAGGGTGTAGGGCACAGGACAAGGCCCCTTCCTGTACTTAAAATATTAGTGAGCATGTAGACTGAAATTTACCAATGCAAATGTACCAATAAACACCATACACCTGTAATATTCGATTGATGCACAAAATAAGGAAGACTTTGTTTGCCTCCATATAATTCACATCCAGCAGGAGATACTTTTCATTTGACAATCTATAAAATAATGAGcaagtaataaaaaaaatctagctTCCAACACTGTTGTGAATGCTTTTGTAAATTTCGTAAATGTTATTCATAGATgcataaacaaacaacaaattaACCTACGTATTCTTCTAGGTTTTTGGCACCTGCTAAGCAACACTGCAGACACGGTAAATTAGGATAAGATGTGGGGTGCTAAATCACCCACTACGTCAGTATTTTCGTAAACACAGTGGACACGTGTTCTAGTACATACTCTCTCCATTGCCGTTGCCATTCATGAGGTCGTGGTAGAAGAAGCCGTTGTTGTATCTTGCCGCTTGGCAAGAGGTTAGGAAAGTCAACCATTGGGCCAGTACAGGGAGTAGGATGTGCAGATTGAGCATCGCCATAATGGTGTTACACTTCTGTATGGTAGGGATAGAGGACAGTAGCCTATAGGAAAGATCTTGAAAGAGCACTATAAATGCAACACAAAAAACGTGTCTCAAAATCATCACAAGAGGATGCCAAATCTCAAAGTTGACATAAATTATTTCAGCCAATTGTGATATTTTCTCAGGCTAAGTCAAACTACATTGTTTGTTATAGcataatgaaaaataaatacaggTAAGTACATTTTGGTttgttaaaataaacaaattgactaaataacaaaacaatgcTGAGCATGTTAATGTCTTAATAGACTAATTGAGAAAGAACAAATAATGTAGGCTCTATTAACTTTAAAAAGCTAAATTTCCGCCTGTTTCTAGATGATTTCATTAAAATACTTCAGCTGTCAGTCTCAAACATTTCCTTTCTCCGTAGCCTACTTTTCAACAACTAGTTTTACACGCAAAACAAAGACTTGAAAAACTCGCGTGCGTATTCAAGGCGAGCACAGTAGGCTATGGTTAATAAGTGATAAAACTTAACTTACGGATTAAAGATGTTCTCGTCGCAGTAAACTAAGTGGCAACGTCGTTTTAATGCATGTTCCACTTGATCCTTTTTGACCAGATAGATAGACCGGTCACAATTCCTTCATTGATATTTTGTGAGGAAAAGCAGAAGGACGACGTCATTGAGAGGCATCCCCTTTGAAGTGAGTATGAACGACAGTGACCTCATCCGTACCAAGAGAAACATAAGCATCAGAATTAAGCTGTAACGTACTTGCTTCCACACCGACGAAGATT of Osmerus mordax isolate fOsmMor3 chromosome 4, fOsmMor3.pri, whole genome shotgun sequence contains these proteins:
- the hapln3 gene encoding hyaluronan and proteoglycan link protein 3; its protein translation is MAMLNLHILLPVLAQWLTFLTSCQAARYNNGFFYHDLMNGNGNGEIYFNGVRLHVESPNSLVSAARGSNVTLPCYYRYEPELSVPRTTRVKWSWIPANGGSSAIAPSSSARETEVMVAMGNRHRSYGSFRGRVRLRRAAPGDMSLVISELHLHDTGRYRCEVIDGLEDESVTVDLELRGVVFPYFSQNGRYHFNFLEAQQACERQDATLATFEQLFTAWEEGLDWCNAGWLADGTVQYPITIPREGCGGTDLSAGLRSYGQRHRLFHRFDAFCFAASLKGTVYFLHTNKLNFTEAVQACIKDGGQIAKVGQLYAAWRLMGLDRCDAGWLADRSVRYPIVKARTNCGPSEPGIRNFGFLPEDHKYNVYCYR